The Bombus vancouverensis nearcticus chromosome 11, iyBomVanc1_principal, whole genome shotgun sequence DNA window CTAATGGTGCTATTATTTTAAAATCGTTGCTGCAATAGTAATTCCCTCAACTTCGACAGAATTTTGATAGAAAAATTGTCTAAACCAACAGGATAGTTCTTATCTAACTTTTTTAAGTTGTTCGATTGTACGAAACAAGTAGCGGTAGCAAAGTTTTGACTCGCGATGTAACGTTTCTTGTGTCAAGGGGCACGCGAACGACGGAATAGGATAATTTGAGGAAACGTGATACTCACCGTCAAAGTCAACTGTGCCAGAGCCGTCGGTATCTATTTCAGCGATCATGCCGTCCATTTGATCAGGTGTTATCTGATCATCCAGAGCTGCGAGGATCTCCCTGAGAGAGCTCGTTGGAATGTAACCGTTACCCTCCTTGTCGTAAAGCCTGAAAGCCTCTTTTAACTCCTTCTGCAGGGCCTCGTCGTCCTCCTCTTGGAAGTGGCAGGCCACACGATAGAAGGAGTCGAAATCTAATTTTCCGCTGCCTGAAAGCCCAACCCAGGccacgattaaaaaaaaaaaatccatcTCCAGATACTGTTCTCTCCTTCGAGGCAATTCATCGACAGTGTAAACAAGCTTCTCTCAGCCTCCTTTCCGATTCCGTTCCGCGGTCGCTTTTTCATCGATGGAAAAATATCCGAGACGATATACTTGGTAGTCTTCCAAACGCTTGCCGggaataaatttcaaatttatatcGGTCATCGAAATATAATTCTCATCGATCGACTAAGTTTGTGGGCGTGGATTTAGAGAAAAGAGAGCGGCGGTCTCTTTTGTTATGGGGGTGGACGGGAGTTCGAGCAACTTTCATTTCATAGAAC harbors:
- the TpnCIIb gene encoding troponin C type IIb, translating into MDDEQLKMLRRAFSMFDSTKSGRIEKEKVRTILNTLGHTFDDHELEVLLKQEDEEGSGKLDFDSFYRVACHFQEEDDEALQKELKEAFRLYDKEGNGYIPTSSLREILAALDDQITPDQMDGMIAEIDTDGSGTVDFDEFMEMMTGD